The sequence GAGCGCATCGTGGAGACGAAGGAGCTGCTCGCCGGCGGCGCGATCCAGACTCTGCGCATCAACCGCATGATGGTCGACGGCGTGATCGAGACGCCCGGCGGCGCGCACTTCACCGAGTGCCCGCCCGACTACGGGCGCGACGAGGCGTTCCAGCGCGACTACACCGCGAGCGCGAAGGACGAGGAGAGCTGGCAGCGCTTCAAAGCGGAGTGGCTCGACGTCTCGGAAGCGGAGTATCAGGCGAAAGTCCGTGCGCGGAGGACGGCTCAATGACCGACGTGACGCGCGCCGAAGTCTGCGCCGCGGCGATCAGCGACAACTTCCGCGGCGACGGCGAAATCCTCGTCTCGTGCTTCGGCAACGTGCCCTCGGTGGGCGCGCGGCTCGCGAAGCTCACGCATGCGCCAGATCTGCTGATGACCGACGGCATCGCCTCGCTCGTCGACGGCGTGCAGCCCGTGAGCGGAAAACGCAGCGCGCCGGTGTACGAAGCCTGGATGCCGTTCCGCAGCGTGTTCGACTTGTTGTGGAGCGGGCGCCGCCACGTGGTGATGATGGCGAGCCAAATCGACCAGTACGGCAACCAGAACTTCAGCGCGGTCGGCTCGCAGGCGAAGCCCGCGGCGCAGCTGATCGGCATGCGCGGCTCGCCCGGCAACACGATCAGCCACCCCACCAGCTATTGGGTGCCGAATCACTCGAAGCAGAACTTCGTCGCGCGAGTCGATGTAGTGTGCGGCATCGGCTACGACCGCGCGGCGAAACTCTCGCCGCGGCAGCGCCGCTTCCACGAGATTCGCCGCGTGATCTCGAACCTCGGCGTGTTCGACTTCGCGACGCCCGATCGCCGCATGCGCCTCGCGTCGCTCCACCCGGGCGTGAGCGTCGACGACGTCGTGAAGAACACCGGCTTCGAGCTCACCATCGCCAGCGACGTGC is a genomic window of Deltaproteobacteria bacterium containing:
- a CDS encoding CoA-transferase, with the translated sequence MTDVTRAEVCAAAISDNFRGDGEILVSCFGNVPSVGARLAKLTHAPDLLMTDGIASLVDGVQPVSGKRSAPVYEAWMPFRSVFDLLWSGRRHVVMMASQIDQYGNQNFSAVGSQAKPAAQLIGMRGSPGNTISHPTSYWVPNHSKQNFVARVDVVCGIGYDRAAKLSPRQRRFHEIRRVISNLGVFDFATPDRRMRLASLHPGVSVDDVVKNTGFELTIASDVPTTRLPSAGELALIREQIDPEGFANKEVR